A region from the Gavia stellata isolate bGavSte3 chromosome 2, bGavSte3.hap2, whole genome shotgun sequence genome encodes:
- the FNDC4 gene encoding fibronectin type III domain-containing protein 4, producing MARFSAFLNPVLVLFSCDLCLVRANRPPSPVNVTVTQLKANSATVSWDVPEGDVVIGYAILQQRQDGQMQRFIREVNTTNRACVLWDLAEDADYIIQVQSIGLYGESQASKRVHFRTLKETDRLPSNSSNQGDITMEGLDKDRQLQTGEIIIIVAVLLMWAAVIALFCRQYDIIKDNDSNNNKEKTKPSSEHSTPERPSGGLLRSKKKSPSVNIIEV from the exons ATGGCCCGTTTCTCGGCGTTCCTCAACCCCGTCCTCGTGCTCTTCAGCTGCGACCTCTGCCTCGTGCGAGCCA ACAGGCCACCGTCCCCTGTCAACGTGACTGTGACGCAGCTGAAGGCAAACTCTGCCACAGTCTCCTGGGACGTCCCAGAAGGAGACGTGGTCATCGGCTATGCCATCTTACAGCAG CGGCAAGATGGACAGATGCAGCGCTTCATCCGGGAGGTGAACACCACCAACCGGGCCTGCGTGCTGTGGGACTTGGCCGAGGACGCTGATTACATCATCCAGGTGCAGAGCATCGGCCTGTATGGAGAAAGCCAGGCCAGTAAGCGTGTCCACTTCCGGACCCTAAAGGAGACTGACCGCCTCCCTTCCAACAGCTCCAACCAAG GTGACATCACCATGGAAGGGCTGGACAAAGACAGGCAGCTGCAGACAGGCGAGATTATCATCATCGTGGCTGTGCTGCTCATGTGGGCAG CGGTGATCGCCCTCTTCTGCAGACAGTATGACATCATCAAGGACAACGACTCCAACAACAACAAGGAAAAGACAAAGCCGTCCTCGGAGCACAGCACGCCAGAGCGACCGAGCGGAGGGCTGCTGCGAAGCAAG AAGAAGTCTCCCTCAGTCAATATAATCGAGGTGTAA
- the LOC104264131 gene encoding LOW QUALITY PROTEIN: low density lipoprotein receptor adapter protein 1 (The sequence of the model RefSeq protein was modified relative to this genomic sequence to represent the inferred CDS: inserted 1 base in 1 codon; substituted 1 base at 1 genomic stop codon): protein MEALRAAGRAVLRSPRLARHGLGLRRRRKLPESWADMQEPLLEGMCFTLKYLGMTLVEKPKGEDMAAAAIRRIVATARVGARKFQKVILTVSPRGISLQDADTKEMVENISIYRISYCTTDKLQNKVFAYVAQSQESGALECHAFLSPKKKIAQAVTLTVAQAFQMALDLWEAAHAGSRQEQPLHPSCVLESSEPGRPSEPAPPGSPPFRHQFGVQYEDEEEEDDNGETLSGASASCAQSKLSYRTATVLPLGATPRQLEGAGRGWRPPHSRPQDCWSQDSAGLSQISAAMDQPLRIHPVPAPGPDSAXPAPGAAHXARGLLAPLPCSAQTATPAPCPALRLHEPPPTAAAPCSQLGLVDWCSSLCPLPAHAEPPHLL from the exons aTGGAGGCgctgcgggcggcggggcgcgccgTGCTGCGGAGCCCGCGCCTCGCCCGACACGGCCTGGGGCTCCGCCGGCGGCGCA AGCTTCCTGAGAGCTGGGCTGATATGCAGGAGCCACTGCTTGAGGGAATGTGCTTCACACTCAAGTATCTAGGCATGACGCTGGTAGAAAAGCCCAAAGGAGAAGacatggctgctgctgccatccgCCGGATCGTTGCCACA GCACGGGTGGGAGCTCGCAAGTTCCAGAAGGTGATTCTGACAGTGTCTCCGAGGGGCATCTCGCTGCAGGATGCAGACACAAAGGAGATGGTTGAGAACATCTCTATCTACAG gatCTCCTACTGCACAACAGACAAGCTGCAGAACAAAGTCTTCGCTTATGTTGCCCAAAGCCAGGAGAGTGGGGCACTGGAGTGCCATGCCTTCCTCTCACCCAAGAAGAAGATT GCCCAGGCTGTGACTTTGACCGTGGCCCAGGCCTTCCAGATGGCACTGGATCTCTGGGAAGCAGCACATGCAG GCTCTAGGCAGGAACAGCCCCTTCACCCTTCATGTGTCTTGGAAAGCAGTGAGCCCGGCAGACCAAGTGAGCCAGCCCCCCCGGGGAGCCCTCCCTTCAGACACCAGTTTGGGGTACAGTAT gaggacgaggaggaggaagatgataACGGTGAAACCTTATCTGG aGCCAGCGCCTCTTGTGCCCAGAGCAAGCTCTCCTACCGAACAGCTACTGTGCTACCGCTTGGGGCAACCCCCAGACAGCTggaaggggctgggaggggtTGGAGACCTCCCCACAGCCGGCCCCAGGACTGCTGGTCCCAAGACTCCGCTGGGCTAAGCCAAATCTCTGCAGCAATGGACCAGCCACTCAGGATTCACCCTGTGCCTGCACCCGGCCCAGACAGTG CCCCTGCCCCTGGCGCTGCCCACTAGGCACGGGGCCTGCTGGCACCTCTGCCATGCAGTGCACAGACTGCGACACCTGCTCCTTGTCCTGCTCTCCGCCTGCATGAACCGCCTCCAACTgcagctgctccctgctcccagcttGGGCTGGTGGACTGGTGCTCCTCGCTCTGCCCACTCCCAGCGCATGCAGAGCCACCCCACCTTCTCTGA